A region of Salvelinus namaycush isolate Seneca chromosome 9, SaNama_1.0, whole genome shotgun sequence DNA encodes the following proteins:
- the LOC120053982 gene encoding protein FAM107B-like isoform X1 yields MEPVGENRCVDPGLSLSRGRSVMAEPDYLEGDCEEMIKPKKLLNPVKGSRNHQDLHRELMMNQKMGLAPQNKPELQKVLELRKREQVLKAQREEQEAHTKRSDLEIELMKRQQKLEQLELDQQKDEEEQENTPEFVKMKSNLRRTKQEANGEERTT; encoded by the exons ATCGGTGTGTGGACCcaggtctgtctctgtctcggggAAGGAGTGTGATGGCTGAGCCGGACTATCTGGAGGGGGACTGTGAGGAGATGATCAAACCCAAGAAGCTGTTGAATCCAGTCAAGGGCTCCAGAAACCACCAGGACCTCCATCGAGAACTCATGATGAACCAGAAGAT GGGCCTGGCTCCCCAGAACAAGCCAGAGCTCCAGAAGGTTCTGGAGCTGAGGAAGAGAGAGCAGGTTCTCAAGGCCCAGAGGGAGGAGCAGGAGGCCCACACCAAGAGGAGCGACCTGGAGATAGAATTAATGAAGAGACAACAGAAACTAGAACAG CTGGAGTTGGACCAGCagaaggatgaggaggagcaggagaacaCCCCTGAGTTTGTGAAGATGAAGAGCAATCTTAGGAGGACCAAGCAGGAGGCTAATGGGGAGGAACGTACCACTTAG
- the LOC120053982 gene encoding protein FAM107B-like isoform X2 has product MAEPDYLEGDCEEMIKPKKLLNPVKGSRNHQDLHRELMMNQKMGLAPQNKPELQKVLELRKREQVLKAQREEQEAHTKRSDLEIELMKRQQKLEQLELDQQKDEEEQENTPEFVKMKSNLRRTKQEANGEERTT; this is encoded by the exons ATGGCTGAGCCGGACTATCTGGAGGGGGACTGTGAGGAGATGATCAAACCCAAGAAGCTGTTGAATCCAGTCAAGGGCTCCAGAAACCACCAGGACCTCCATCGAGAACTCATGATGAACCAGAAGAT GGGCCTGGCTCCCCAGAACAAGCCAGAGCTCCAGAAGGTTCTGGAGCTGAGGAAGAGAGAGCAGGTTCTCAAGGCCCAGAGGGAGGAGCAGGAGGCCCACACCAAGAGGAGCGACCTGGAGATAGAATTAATGAAGAGACAACAGAAACTAGAACAG CTGGAGTTGGACCAGCagaaggatgaggaggagcaggagaacaCCCCTGAGTTTGTGAAGATGAAGAGCAATCTTAGGAGGACCAAGCAGGAGGCTAATGGGGAGGAACGTACCACTTAG